The Yamadazyma tenuis chromosome 2, complete sequence sequence AAATTAGATGGGGATTGTTTTGGTTGCAAGGACTAGCGATTGCGGATGGGATGAGGAGGATGACCTTGAAATTTTGGTAGATGGACTCCTGCAAGAATTTATACAATAAAGGAATGGCTTGGTTTAAggatggtgatggtatAACGAGGAAATCTCTTAGTATATAAAATGTTTTGCTTCTAACGAGCCAATGTTTTCGAGTTTTTGGCGTTTTAGGGAATTTGTTTTCATTTTTCTGCACTCGTCAAAGTAGCCATTTTCGTCTAAAATTCACAAATATACAAACTCCCACAGGCTCTATTGTTCATAAGGATTCATCATTGGTCCATGCTGCATGCCCGTCGTCTAACTTTATAATGTGATGATACTAGTATTACCTTGCCCAATGGGTCTGATACCCCGTTCACCGCTGGTGTAATAATTTTGGCGGAGTGTTTAATCCGCACAATCAGACTTCCCAATTGGGTGATTCCGTCCAGTGTTTAAACACTATTGTCATCAGTGAAATTTCTTCGGCATACAATTGCCCTTCTAGTACACGGTTTAGTACCTGCAGGGGTTAGGCGATGAGGTTGATGAAATTCGGAGGTAAATGTGCCCGCATTAGTTCAaccttggtgttggtgccCCGTTCCAAACACCGCTGCAAGGGCAAGGGGCATGCCAGGCATGCCAGTTAAAACTACACTATGTTGATGGCTCTGCCTTAAATTTTATTTATCAATCTATAGATCTCACAATTTGGGCTTTTGTAATTGAGTGGATAAAATCTCCTTCATCTCGTTGGCAGCTTCTGTCAAGTACCATTTCAAGTACTTGCTTTCCAAGCCATTACCTTTCTTACATGAAATGTGGACATGAATCCAGTCCTTATTGATCAAGTAGGCGAGTCCGAACCCatcatcaataacttgaGACCAACCCCATGATTGGAAGTATTCCGAAGGGATTTGAGACGATGAAATATACCAGGTTTGGGAGTAGCTGAACACAGGGTCAGTAAAGATTTCAGGAACTGGCTCTCCACTTTTTAACATTTGCTTCAATCCAAACAAGTGTCTATCAACACCCTTACCATCAGCGGCTTCCACCAAGTATCCGACATGTTGCTTACAAGCAGCATTGAAAGTGTTAATTTTGTCTTCGGTAGAAGCATCCACATCCGTCCAAGtttccacaaacttcttcGACTCATTGGAAGTAACTCTACCAGTTTCAGTTCTAcctttcaagaactttctGGTGGCAGCTGACTCGTACGTGGGTCTTACTTTCCCAGTGTACTTGTAGTAAGCCAATTGCATCAACATTTGCACATAGGCATCGGGACTTACCTTGAATTGTttaatcaagttctttcCGTAGCCGTAGTACTGgaagatttcttcatcatgGGCTTCGATagttttgttgaagctttCAATAGCGTTGTAGATATCACTTCTTACTTTGGGGTTGATGTCCCACTCTAATAATTCAGGCACCAACTCAGCCGACAAAGTTGGCTCCAAAGTGGCTTCACCAATGAAGTTCTTTGGGTTTTCCTTTGAAATCTCCGAAAGCACCCAGTTGTTCATCTGCACCGTAGGAGTGGCATCCATTCTCGAATGTTCACCCAAGAAACCAGAGTTACCGTTGGCACCCACAAAGAATTCCAAGGGCTTGTCAAAGAAACGGTTCTGACCGTCTCCGTGCCAGCAGTTCTGGgacttttcttcaatggtgatgggGCTGTGGGAATCCAAACAAACCACAAACGAAGAGGCAAAGATAGTCTCGAGGCTTTGGTGGTTGATGGGGGATTTGGTCAAGGCTTCATAGCTGCTCAACCATTCATCTCTATTTAAAGACGTCAAGGCCCCTAAACCAATGCCTTTACCCAACTTTTTAGAGCTGTGCAAAATGTACTGGAATTGGTTGTACAATTGACTCTTGGAAATAGGCTGTCCGTTGATGTGGTGAGGCACCTTGTAGAAGTGGTTGTCACTAATGACGGTAAAGTATTGGTGTTCAGCTCCATCGtacttcttggtgatatccAGACCAGCAGCAGGAACACGAGAGTTGTTAAACATGTAGTGGAAAGCATTCATACAGTAAGGATTACCCTTAATGACTTCTGGTTCCAAAGTCTCGTTCTGCACCGACAACATGAACTGGATGGTATAGTAGGAAAGAGCTGTAGCCTTCAACACCTGGCTCTTACCTATTTCGTTGCGGACATCCTTATGACTGAAGAAATACGACACGTAGGGTACCACAGGATCTCTGTAGGACATATAAGCATAATCATCCCAGAATTCGGCCAACCAATTGTCCTTATCTTGACTGAAAGATTCCAATCTCTTCTGCAATTCAGGGCCTTGGCTCTTCTTAAACTGCTCAATCTTCTGCTTACTTGCCTCCAATTGCGAAGGGGATAAGAATGGCTCGATGGTTTTGATGTACTTGGCGGTAGTTTCATCGAGAGAAGGAACTGGCAACTTGGGAAGTGCCAGTTGGAATTTGAAAAGGTCTCCTTTAACGGAAGATTGATGGAATTGCCTAGTCATGTTCTTTACGTTTagcttgttcaaattcttgaGCATCGTAATTCAACAAACAGGCCCACGCAAAATAATTTTGtatggagttgaagaaaagaactAGGTAGGAAATACAACTATTTATAAGAGTTTTTTTTTGTGGGGGTGACCGAGGAATGGAAAAAAGGATCCCATGTTGGCTCTTTGATTAGCACTGATAAAAAGTCCCGGGAAATCGGATAATATTATAAGTGTCATACCACCACACGGAGCACATCATCCATAGGTTCGGATGTTACCTACTATGATGAGTTCTTCTGACTGAGTGATGTGATGGCATATGTTGGTGAACGTGAAAACGGATGGGCCGTGGCCAGCGCACGTCCCTGTGGAAAATATAGTTGGTGATGGCGCACGACCAGTGTTAACTCTGATGGAGGCCATGTCGCAGACTGCAGCGCACGCGGACGCGCCGGCGTGAGATCGGTTCAAGCTGAAAATTTGACACCATAATGATTGATTTGTGGAGTTGTGTATGTGTGGTGCTTCTCCTATGGTACGCTGCAATCCTCATGGTGGCGGTCGTGGGTGTTACCGAGCTCCTCTTCAACTACACCACCCAAAAGTTCTTCACGCTCGACAAGTCCGAGTATGAGCCTGTCACCATCTTAAGACCCATCAAAGGTATAGACCCCGAGTTGGAAACATGTTTAGAGTGTTCTTTCCAGCAGGCGTACGCGGTGAACGCCCTAGAGGTGATTCTCTGTGTCGACAGTGCTGCCGATGAGTCGATGCCCATCTTGAAACGACTTATTGCAAAGTACCCTGAAGTTGATGCAAAAATCCTAGTTTCACCAACCGACAATCATGGTAACTCCGTCGACCATTTCGGACCCAATCCCAAAGtgaacaacttggccaaaggCTTTTTGGCTGCTAAATATGACATTGTGTGGATTATGGATTCAAACGTCTGGGGCCACCCCAACCTCTTGGTGAACCtgatcaagtcgttgaaccacaatttggtggatggAGGACGCACCAACTGGACCTGGGGCCCCAGTGCCGGGCGCAAGGTCAAGTTGGTACACCACGTACCGTTGGCGATGTCCATCACTGCCCAGCTGCTGCTCTGGGATAAACTCGGGGTGAAGTTGGACGAGACTTTCCTCTTCTCATCACACTGCAAGTTCTACGTGGGCTTGAACAAACTCAGCCCTGCGCCTTGTGTCAACGGCAAGAGCAATATGTTCCGCCGCCTGGACCTCGACGAGGCTGTGGCCCGAATTCCTAACGCAAATAACCCATTTTTTAGTGATCCCAGCGTCAAACTACATGCCCAGCAGTTAGCATCAGAAGGACCAGGCCATTCGCTCAAGTTCTTCAGCAAGTACATTGGCGAGGATAATATGATTGCCATTGCGCTCTGGGAGTTTTTGTTCAGCAGAACCTCGTTGACGCTGGATGTGGTGATCCAGCCGCTCAACAAACTGGAAACCAGCAAGCACGGAATCGtcgagttcttcaaacGCCGGATCCGCTGGCTCCGCGTGCGCAAGTATATGGTGTACCTGGCAACTCTCGTGGAGCCCACCACCGAGCTGATAGTGAACGGGGTCTTTGGGACCTTGTCAATCAGTTATTTAATGTTTGGTGAggttttcatcaaaaagtttTTTATGCTCCACATGATCTTGTGGTATTTATCAGACACATGCCAATATCGAATGCTCATGTCCCGGATAGAGTCGTACGCACGGCCGGTGTGGTTTTCGTGCCAGTTCAATTGGTACGAGTGGACGTGTGTGTGGATGTTGCGAGAGGTATTTGCGCTTCCGATTTGGATCATAGCGATGTTAGGACACGAGATAGACTGGCGCGGACGGCCGTTCCGAATTAAGCCCGACTTGACGGCGGAGGAGCTCTAGGTCTGGACCTGGCCAGCGGCGGTAGTCAGCAACTGGAGGGATTTTAGCATTTGCTGGCGGTAGTTGCAAACTTGAATCGCAGCTGTCGCGCTCGCGGGTAGCAGCCATGTTGGCCAGACTCCCTTCCCCCCAAATAAACACATGGGATGCCATGGTCCCGGCACAATACACAATAGTCTTATAAAAACAAGCATGACATAGACAGCCCTTGTCTACCACTACTTATTGTATATAGAATAGCATATGCCAATATAGCATAGTATGCATCGGCTAACCTGGAAATTATCCAGATTCGCGAGGATGTGCGAGCACCTTGTTTCATTGAATTATTCCAACCTTGACTGAGACCCGAATCACCGCTAGTATTTTAAGCTCAGCTAAACTTCGCTATTTTCCCCCTGCTCATTGCTCGACAACGCTCATTTCCCTCCGCACCCACCTACACGCTTGTGTCAATTTATCGTCTACGTTGTTTCTATTTGAAAACACGTTCTCCCGTTCTAGCATTGACCGtgtattttttttttaatCTGCTTAACTTGTACCAACAGCTAACACCATGAGCACCATCGCCGACACGCACGATCCATTTGCCGAAGAGAACATTCAGAACTGCAAACGATGCAGCAATCCCATCTACGAAGGCCATGCCTATGAGTTGGGTGATGATAGATGGCATATCAATTGCTTCAGATGCTCCAAATGTGATAGCTCCTTGGGGTGTAATTCGaattttttggttttgggaAACGGAAACTTGATCTGTTCCAACTGCTCCTACAACTGTAAACAGTGTGGTAAGAAAATCGATGATTTGGCCATCTTAACCGGCGACCAGGCGTATTGTTCCTCATGTTTTAAGTGTAGGGCTTGTAAACAGAAGATTGAAGATTTAAGATATGCCCGGACACTGAAGGGGCTCTTCTGTATGAGCTGTCacgagaagttgatggccaaaaagaagaagtatgatatgaagaagaaaacctTGCGCAAAGATAAAGATAAGAAGTTGGATCATATTGAAAAGGACCGGGATTTGAAACCCACCAACTCGAGCTCCACCGTGGAAGTCTCCACCCCTCTATTGGATGAACTAGAAGAAAAGCCCTTGACCCAGCCCCAAACGGTGCTGACTTCGGTTTTGCAAAGTGAGTCTGATTTGTATGATTTATATGACCGGTCCAGGTCTCCCACTCCACAATTGTCGTCTAAGACGTCGAGTGCCAACGAGCTTTATAAATCCATCACCAGGTCGTCGTCTACCATGTCCAAGGCCAAAGACCTTCCTTCCACTCCGGACTTAATTCAACCATTTGACAGCAAAAAACATAAGAAACTGCAAGCGCCAATTTCAATCCCGATTTCTGCTCCAGTCCCACCGGATATTGAGCAACCCGAACCTAAAAAGGCGTCTATTGATAGAGAGTTctcaattgaagaaatcaacgaTTCAGATGATGAATTAAACCAACGTGACGCCTTAAAATCCCCTGGAAAACTCCAACCAGCAGTCGAgatccaaaaacaccacaACTTAAAGCTTCCTACGTCTCCCGCGTCAGTCTCTCATACAAAGTTCCAAGGGAAGAATTTACTCATATTGTCACCTGGTCAGAATAGTGAAGAAGCACTCAGATCCCCCAAATCACCTGAAAGCATACCCTTTGATAAGGCTTcacttggtgttgaaagtGATCAAGCCAGATCAAGATCCAGTTGTCCCAGTCCTTTTGCAAAAAACAACAGGCACGCAAGGGTGTTTGATGCCCAagataatgataatgataataaTGACAATAACGACAATAATGGGAAGGGATACAACGATTACAATGACAATGTTGAAGGACTTCAAGAGGATACTGGAGACAAGACCATTGAACCAAATaattcaactccaactgTTCAGAGTTCCGGGGTAGACACATCAGCTGAGCTTGCTACTCCCAAGAGAAAGCATCACAGGACTCCTTCTAATACCAACTTCTCGTCCCCACCTCCAAGAATGCCATTACCATCTGTTCCTCCACTCTCGTCTACACCATTGCAAAATCGGAGAAACTCGATCGAATCAGACAATTACTACCTAGGAAAGGCCATTAACAATGATGAGTTTTTGAGTGGGTTGGGACTAGAGGGTGTCGAATACAGCGAGCAGAACGGAATGCAGCACAAAAGAACTGGCAGTAACctgcttttgaagaacacgAAAATCGTCATGAATCCAACCCCAACTGTGAccaatcttgaagaatctccCAACGATTCTAGTCTCCATAGGATGCAGAGTATCAtgaaaacaccaagatTGGGATTAAGACACAAGCGATCCATCAGTGGAGGAAGTAACAATGGATCCAGTAGTATCTCCAAGCTAAACTTTTTCAAGGGCAGAGATGATCGAGGCCATTCCCGCCATGTCAGTGATGGTTCGATTAGTGGTGCTATACACAATGGAGGCTCTGGAACCTACATGGCTCCTGGGTTTACCGTTGCTGTCCACAGCAGATCGACCTCAGAAAACAACTATATCAACCATCGAAACTTTGAGTTCTCTGATATTCTTTCTGGCACCAACGACTTTGATTTAAAGGCTCTTCGGTTGGAAGTCAGTCAATTGGAAGCTAAAAAAGGAATCTTGGGGAATGatgtcaagaagttggaggacGAGAAGCAAAAATTGGGAGAAGAGATAGAAGTCATGAGGGTCCGGTATAACGATGAGTTCAGAAGACTTGACACACTCTCGAAAGAAGTCACTGATTTGCGGGTACACAAACGTGATTTGGAATCCAAGTCGTCTTCCAGTGAAGAGACTGCCGTCCACACTGCACACCAGATCTCACATCATCCCTCgaactcttcttcgtctttgGTAAATCACACCACAGAAATTGGAAATGATGAAGTGGTTGAAGCTCAGAAGGccaccaaattgaaatTCTGGAGAAGAGCCAAGATGGGCTTCAACAATGGGCCTAACTTGGTAGTTCCAGCCACAGGTACGTTCCAAGTATCACCCAACCGTAatgaggatgaagatggtggTAAGAAAGGCTTTGGCTTGATGACCAAGTCGCGGTCTACCAACATCTTGGACTCGTTCTTAAGTAGCAATACGGCCCTTAGTGATTCTCAAAGTCAGGACGGTGAGCCTAGTTTATTCAACTCCAGCATTGAGAAGAGAGCTAGGCTTGAGAACAGTGCCATTCCTTTGATTGTCACCAGATGCATCCAAGAAGTAGAAGAAAGAGggttggacttggaaggTATCTACCGAATCTCGGGAGGTAATCTGACCATCATTGCTATTGAGCAGGCTTTTACCAGCATCAACCCCAGAATCAAGGACGACAGGAACCTcgccaagttgaatgagGTACTTGATTGTGACATCAATGCCATCACTTCTGCCTTGAAGAGATACTTGAGAAAAATCCCCAACCCATTGATTCCATTTGAGGTTTACAAcgacttcatcaagttgaactccGTGCAATCACTGACCAAGAAAATTGCCGAGTTTAAGCTGAAAATCATTGACCAACTTCCTGATTCCAATAGGCAGGTGCTACACTTGTTGTGTAAACATTTACAATTGGTGGACTCCTACTCTAATGTCAACCGAATGAACTACAAGAACTTATCGGTTGTGTTTGCCCCCACCATTGCCCGAGACGAAACGGGACAGCGGGAAATGATGGATATGGGTAGCAGAAATGATATGACCGAGTTTCTCCTAACAAACTATAGCCTGGTATTCGATTAATCTATGTACAAAATAAAGTCGTGAGATGAGTAAATTTATTGTATGCCGAGCATTCTTGACTAGTGTATGTCCTTTATTTGGTCGTTCAGGTACATTTCAAGTCGTCTAGTACCTGCTCGAATCAAATGCTCAACCGCTGCAAACAGCTTCTTGGGTATGTGCTGATGCTTGTCGAACTCATCACGAGTGAATTTCCTCCAGTGGGGCTGGTACTCCACGGGCTTTTTGTAAGCCATACGCACACACGAGCGGTAGAGGTGGATAACCTGTTTCTGGAGACCTGAGAGTTTCATTGGCAATATCGGGTTTCATCAGCATCAACTAGTAGGGTTCCCGAACATCGCGAGTCGCACACCGGGACGTGCCTCAACCACACATACCCGAACAGGTGCGTGTACCACGCGAGCAACAGAGAGAAACAGCGTGCAAACCACAAAATGTAATGTCAATTAGTATATAATAAATAGTTTAC is a genomic window containing:
- the CAT2 gene encoding Carnitine O-acetyltransferase mitochondrial (COG:I; EggNog:ENOG503NUG1); this translates as MTRQFHQSSVKGDLFKFQSALPKLPVPSLDETTAKYIKTIEPFLSPSQLEASKQKIEQFKKSQGPELQKRLESFSQDKDNWLAEFWDDYAYMSYRDPVVPYVSYFFSHKDVRNEIGKSQVLKATALSYYTIQFMLSVQNETLEPEVIKGNPYCMNAFHYMFNNSRVPAAGSDITKKYDGAEHQYFTVISDNHFYKVPHHINGQPISKSQLYNQFQYILHSSKKLGKGIGLGALTSLNRDEWLSSYEALTKSPINHQSLETIFASSFVVCLDSHSPITIEEKSQNCWHGDGQNRFFDKPLEFFVGANGNSGFLGEHSRMDATPTVQMNNWVLSEISKENPKNFIGEATLEPTLSAELVPELLEWDINPKVRSDIYNAIESFNKTIEAHDEEIFQYYGYGKNLIKQFKVSPDAYVQMLMQLAYYKYTGKVRPTYESAATRKFLKGRTETGRVTSNESKKFVETWTDVDASTEDKINTFNAACKQHVGYLVEAADGKGVDRHLFGLKQMLKSGEPVPEIFTDPVFSYSQTWYISSSQIPSEYFQSWGWSQVIDDGFGLAYLINKDWIHVHISCKKGNGLESKYLKWYLTEAANEMKEILSTQLQKPKL
- the RGA2 gene encoding Rho-type gtpase-activating protein (COG:T,Z; CAZy:GT21; EggNog:ENOG503NWDD); the encoded protein is MVAVVGVTELLFNYTTQKFFTLDKSEYEPVTILRPIKGIDPELETCLECSFQQAYAVNALEVILCVDSAADESMPILKRLIAKYPEVDAKILVSPTDNHGNSVDHFGPNPKVNNLAKGFLAAKYDIVWIMDSNVWGHPNLLVNSIKSLNHNLVDGGRTNWTWGPSAGRKVKLVHHVPLAMSITAQSSLWDKLGVKLDETFLFSSHCKFYVGLNKLSPAPCVNGKSNMFRRSDLDEAVARIPNANNPFFSDPSVKLHAQQLASEGPGHSLKFFSKYIGEDNMIAIALWEFLFSRTSLTSDVVIQPLNKSETSKHGIVEFFKRRIRWLRVRKYMVYSATLVEPTTESIVNGVFGTLSITNTMSTIADTHDPFAEENIQNCKRCSNPIYEGHAYELGDDRWHINCFRCSKCDSSLGCNSNFLVLGNGNLICSNCSYNCKQCGKKIDDLAILTGDQAYCSSCFKCRACKQKIEDLRYARTSKGLFCMSCHEKLMAKKKKYDMKKKTLRKDKDKKLDHIEKDRDLKPTNSSSTVEVSTPLLDELEEKPLTQPQTVSTSVLQSESDLYDLYDRSRSPTPQLSSKTSSANELYKSITRSSSTMSKAKDLPSTPDLIQPFDSKKHKKSQAPISIPISAPVPPDIEQPEPKKASIDREFSIEEINDSDDELNQRDALKSPGKLQPAVEIQKHHNLKLPTSPASVSHTKFQGKNLLILSPGQNSEEALRSPKSPESIPFDKASLGVESDQARSRSSCPSPFAKNNRHARVFDAQDNDNDNNDNNDNNGKGYNDYNDNVEGLQEDTGDKTIEPNNSTPTVQSSGVDTSAELATPKRKHHRTPSNTNFSSPPPRMPLPSVPPLSSTPLQNRRNSIESDNYYLGKAINNDEFLSGLGLEGVEYSEQNGMQHKRTGSNSLLKNTKIVMNPTPTVTNLEESPNDSSLHRMQSIMKTPRLGLRHKRSISGGSNNGSSSISKLNFFKGRDDRGHSRHVSDGSISGAIHNGGSGTYMAPGFTVAVHSRSTSENNYINHRNFEFSDILSGTNDFDLKALRLEVSQLEAKKGILGNDVKKLEDEKQKLGEEIEVMRVRYNDEFRRLDTLSKEVTDLRVHKRDLESKSSSSEETAVHTAHQISHHPSNSSSSLVNHTTEIGNDEVVEAQKATKLKFWRRAKMGFNNGPNLVVPATGTFQVSPNRNEDEDGGKKGFGLMTKSRSTNILDSFLSSNTALSDSQSQDGEPSLFNSSIEKRARLENSAIPLIVTRCIQEVEERGLDLEGIYRISGGNSTIIAIEQAFTSINPRIKDDRNLAKLNEVLDCDINAITSALKRYLRKIPNPLIPFEVYNDFIKLNSVQSSTKKIAEFKSKIIDQLPDSNRQVLHLLCKHLQLVDSYSNVNRMNYKNLSVVFAPTIARDETGQREMMDMGSRNDMTEFLLTNYSSVFD